One genomic segment of Sphaerodactylus townsendi isolate TG3544 linkage group LG07, MPM_Stown_v2.3, whole genome shotgun sequence includes these proteins:
- the METTL16 gene encoding RNA N6-adenosine-methyltransferase METTL16, translating to MALNKSMHARNRYKDKPPDFASLAAKYPEFQRHVQVSLSGRVSVNFKDPEAVRALTCTLLKEDFGLQIDIPLERLIPTVPLRLNYIHWVEDLMAMQDSAGKGSVVWGIDIGTGASCIYPLLGATLNGWHFIATEVDDVCFSYAKKNVEQNNLSDLIKVVKVPQKTLLLDALEQESEVIYDFCMCNPPFFANQLEAKGVNSRNPRRPPPSSVNTGGITEIMAEGGELEFVKRIIHDSLQLKKRLRWYSCMLGKKCSLAPLKEELRVHGVSKVTHTEFCQGRTMRWALAWSFYENVKVPSPPSKKRKLEKARKPITFLVLASTMKELVTKASSAGLDASEGTKAVAAWIKKILSDLKVQHKSIPCGKDEVSLFLTALENSWIHLRRKKRERVRQLRELPRASVDFLLVPEEKENPQKIASETIECEETEAGNTEGGSLELESLEGDSLSNSTPVKEGDSQAGTEESGHAGQPAVDVAGSKESNDSKAKAFGLASQAAEIGQRSSLSNEWFLFKCVLNVKREGEDSLVEMHWVEGQNRDLMNQLCTYLKNQIFRLVAT from the exons ATGGCCCTCAACAAGTCCATGCACGCCCGCAACAGGTACAAGGACAAGCCGCCCGACTTCGCCTCCCTGGCCGCCAAGTACCCGGAGTTCCAGCGGCACGTGCAGGTCAGCTTGTCCGGGAGAGTCAG TGTGAACTTCAAGGATCCTGAAGCGGTGAGAGCCCTGACGTGCACCCTGCTCAAAGAAGACTTCGGACTACAGATTGACATTCCCCTGGAGAGGCTGATCCCAACGGTTCCCTTGAGGCTCAACTATATCCACTGGGTGGAAGATCTGATGGCTATGCAGGATTCTGCTGGGAAAGGTTCGGTCGTATGGGGGATAGATATAG GAACTGGCGCGTCTTGCATTTATCCGTTACTTGGAGCAACTTTGAATGGGTGGCACTTCATTGCCACAGAAGTGGACGACGTGTGTTTCAGCTATGCCAAAAAAAACGTGGAGCAGAACAATTTGTCTGATCTCATCAAAG TGGTCAAAGTGCCACAAAAGACACTCCTGTTGGATGCTCTGGAACAAGAGTCTGAAGTTATCTATGACTTCTGCATGTGCAACCCTCCCTTTTTCGCCAACCAACTGGAAGCAAAG GGAGTCAATTCCCGCAACCCCAGAAGACCTCCTCCCAGCTCGGTCAACACAGGAGGAATCACCGAGATCATGGCTGAAGGGGGAGAACTTGAATTTGTCAAGAGGATCATCCACGACAGCCTGCAGCTGAAGAAAAGGCTCAG GTGGTACAGTTGTATGTTGGGAAAGAAATGCAGCTTGGCACCCCTGAAAGAGGAGCTTCGAGTCCACGGA GTTTCCAAAGTTACCCACACAGAATTCTGCCAAGGGCGCACGATGAGGTGGGCGCTGGCGTGGAGCTTCTATGAAAATGTCAAAGTGCCG tcACCCCCTTCCAAGAAAAGAAAACTTGAAAAAGCCCGGAAGCCGATTACTTTCCTAGTTTTGGCATCAACAATGAAAGAATTAGTCACTAAAGCTTCGTCCGCGGGACTAGATGCTTCTGAAGGGACGAAAGCAGTTGCGGCATGgattaaaaaaattctcagtgaTCTCAAG GTTCAGCACAAAAGCATCCCTTGCGGAAAAGACGAAGTCAGCCTGTTTCTAACCGctttggaaaactcctggattCATttaaggaggaagaaaagagaacgGGTCAGACAGCTGCGTGAACTTCCTCGAGCTTCCGTAGATTTCCTGCTTGTCCCGGAAGAGAAAGAGAACCCCCAGAAAATTGCTAGTGAAACCATAGAGTGTGAAGAAACCGAGGCTGGAAATACTGAAGGAGGCTCCCTAGAACTTGAATCCTTAGAGGGTGATAGTCTAAGTAATTCCACTCCTGTTAAGGAGGGTGATAGCCAAGCAGGTACCGAGGAAAGCGGCCACGCAGGACAGCCAGCGGTTGACGTAGCAGGCTCCAAAGAATCTAATGACTCAAAGGCCAAAGCTTTTGGCCTGGCTAGCCAAGCTGCTGAAATTGGGCAGCGTTCCAGCCTCTCGAACGAATGGTTCCTTTTCAAGTGCGTCTTGAACGtgaaaagagaaggggaagaTTCCTTGGTGGAAATGCATTGGGTCGAAGGACAAAACAGGGATTTGATGAACCAGTTATGCACCTACTTAAAGAACCAGATCTTTCGACTGGTTGCGACTTGA